The Coffea arabica cultivar ET-39 chromosome 1e, Coffea Arabica ET-39 HiFi, whole genome shotgun sequence genome has a window encoding:
- the LOC113690648 gene encoding uncharacterized protein has protein sequence MNTDASLNIQKQRVERGIVARKDDGGLIGAWADSEDKLGEPAVEEAQDIRQALNIAKQKGWRKVLIQSDCKGIIDKINARKAEDPHIGVILFDILKLRQVFTECSFSFIKREGNFVAHHLAKFAINLMNDFEWQEFFPDWLTSLARNDVGASAPAL, from the coding sequence ATGAATACTGATGCCAGTCTGAACATACAAAAGCAGAGAGTGGAGAGGGGGATTGTGGCCAGAAAGGATGATGGTGGTTTGATTGGGGCATGGGCAGATAGTGAGGACAAACTGGGAGAACCGGCTGTGGAGGAAGCTCAGGATATCAGGCAGGCTTTGAACATTGCAAAGCAAAAGGGTTGGAGAAAGGTCCTGATACAATCTGACTGCAAAGGTATAATTGACAAAATTAATGCGAGAAAGGCAGAGGATCCACATATTGGAGTCATTCTTTTTGATATCTTGAAGCTCAGACAAGTTTTCACAGAATGTTCCTTCTCTTTTATCAAAAGAGAAGGTAACTTTGTAGCTCACCACTTGGCAAAATTTGCCATTAACCTGATGAACGACTTTGAGTGGCAGGAATTTTTTCCTGATTGGCTGACTAGTTTAGCTAGAAATGATGTAGGAGCAAGTGCTCCAGCTTTGTAA
- the LOC113688679 gene encoding SKP1-like protein 1A produces MLYAIFGVQTFLQRDLELRNLSLFNRRKGFSYLFQKSLLFPFSISFFLSQGFIYLFLLSSRKSSSPAAIMSSSSPKMITLQSSDGETFEVEEAVAMESRTIKHMIEDDCANSSIPIPNVTSNTLTKVIEYCKKHVEAKSDEEGLKSFDAEFMKIDKDTLYDLLMASNYLDIKSLLDLGCQTVADKIKGKNPEEIRKEFGIKNDFTPEEEEEIRKESPWVFD; encoded by the coding sequence ATGTTATACGCTATTTTCGGTGTCCAAACCTTTCTCCAGAGAGATTTGGAACTTAGGAATCTGAGTCTATTTAATAGAAGGAAGGGCTTCTCTTACCTTTTCCAGAAATCATTACTGTTTCCTTTCTCAATCTCTTTTTTTCTGTCTCaaggctttatttatttatttttattgagtagcagaaaatcatcaagTCCAGCAGCGATCATGTCTTCATCATCGCCAAAGATGATCACGTTGCAGAGTTCAGACGGAGAAACCTTCGAGGTGGAGGAAGCCGTGGCCATGGAATCGCGGACGATCAAGCACATGATCGAGGACGATTGCGCGAACAGCAGCATCCCTATCCCAAACGTTACCAGCAATACCTTAACTAAGGTTATCGAGTACTGCAAGAAACATGTCGAGGCAAAGAGCGACGAAGAAGGGCTCAAATCTTTTGATGCTGAATTCATGAAGATCGACAAAGATACCCTCTACGATCTTCTCATGGCCTCTAATTATCTCGACATCAAGTCTCTGCTTGATCTCGGTTGTCAAACTGTGGCAGACAAGATCAAGGGTAAGAATCCTGAAGAGATCCGTAAGGAGTTCGGGATCAAGAATGATTTCACccctgaggaagaagaggagatTCGCAAGGAGAGTCCCTGGGTTTTTGACTGA
- the LOC113688695 gene encoding SKP1-like protein 1A: MHQPICCYLYFPHRFSLGLRVSSFFLHLLAAAKSSGTATMSSSSPSSSSSKMIVLNSSDGATFEVEESVAVQSQTIKHMIEDNCADTSIPLPNVNGVTLARVLEYIKKHAEAKDDEEGLKSFDAEFVKVDQASLFEIILAANYLDIKGLLDLTCQTVADQIKDLTVEEVRAIFNIMNDFTPEEEAKLRNDHAWAFE, encoded by the coding sequence ATGCATCAACCCATCTGCTGCTATCTATATTTTCCTCATCGTTTTTCTCTAGGGTTAAGGGTTTCTTCGTTTTTCTTACATCTTTTAGCAGCAGCAAAATCATCAGGTACGGCAACCATGTCTTCATCatcaccatcatcatcatcatcgaaGATGATCGTATTGAATAGTTCTGATGGCGCGACCTTCGAGGTGGAGGAATCAGTGGCTGTGCAGTCGCAAACGATCAAGCACATGATCGAGGACAACTGCGCCGATACCAGCATCCCACTCCCCAATGTTAACGGCGTTACCTTGGCCAGGGTACTCGAGTACATCAAGAAACACGCTGAGGCAAAGGACGACGAAGAAGGGCTCAAATCGTTTGATGCTGAGTTTGTGAAAGTCGACCAGGCCTCCCTTTTCGAAATCATCCTGGCCGCTAATTATCTCGACATCAAGGGCTTGCTAGACCTCACCTGTCAAACTGTTGCGGACCAGATTAAGGACCTCACCGTGGAAGAGGTTCGCGCTATCTTCAACATCATGAATGACTTCACTCCTGAGGAAGAAGCTAAGCTTCGCAACGACCATGCCTGGGCCTTCGAGTGA